A region from the Triticum aestivum cultivar Chinese Spring chromosome 3D, IWGSC CS RefSeq v2.1, whole genome shotgun sequence genome encodes:
- the LOC123079857 gene encoding NDR1/HIN1-like protein 10: MASYEKQQPPPQPPANAAPYYAYPAPQQPYYAPPPPPPPAPRRSGPGCLLCFVFKVIALVIIALGAATLVLWLILRPGAVRATAVSATLSRFDLAEGVRGGEGVLQYNLTVDVRVRNPNRYRIHYEYAEAQASYDGERFGYDPVEPFYLERKGERTVTAAFAGSSVVDDRGALRSYRRERGDGFYYVKVRLYADLGFKVRVFNARRKSKISCTLRLPVPNASATPVPTMLGTRCAVDF; the protein is encoded by the coding sequence ATGGCCTCCTACGagaagcagcagccgccgccgcagccgccggcgAACGCGGCGCCCTACTACGCGTACCCGGCCCCGCAGCAGCCGTACTACGCGCCCCCGCCTCCCCCTCCGCCCGCCCCGCGCCGGAGCGGCCCCGGCTGCCTCCTCTGCTTCGTCTTCAAGGTCATCGCCCTAGTCATCATCGCGCTGGGCGCCGCCACCCTCGTGCTCTGGCTCATCCTGCGCCCGGGCGCCGTCAGGGCCACCGCCGTCTCCGCCACGCTCTCCCGCTTCGACCTGGCCGAAGGCGTACGCGGCGGCGAGGGGGTCCTCCAGTACAACCTCACCGTGGACGTCCGCGTCCGCAACCCCAACCGCTACCGCATCCACTACGAGTACGCCGAGGCGCAGGCGTCCTACGACGGCGAGCGCTTCGGGTACGACCCCGTGGAGCCCTTCTACCTGGAGAGGAAGGGCGAGCGCACCGTCACGGCCGCGTTCGCCGGGTCGTCCGTCGTCGACGACCGCGGCGCGCTGCGCTCGTACCGGAGGGAGAGGGGCGACGGCTTCTACTACGTCAAGGTGAGGCTGTACGCCGACCTCGGGTTCAAGGTCAGGGTCTTCAACGCGCGCCGCAAGAGCAAGATCAGCTGCACGCTGCGCCTGCCGGTGCCGAACGCGAGCGCGACGCCGGTGCCGACGATGCTGGGGACGAGGTGCGCCGTGGACTTCTGA
- the LOC123079856 gene encoding acidic endochitinase-like produces the protein MMASELLPAVLLISVASLAGLAAGAARAGGVAIYWGQNGNEGTLAQTCASGNYRFVNVAFLYTFGKGQTPLLNLAGHCDPASNGCTGVGADVRSCQRLGIKVMLSIGGGVGSYGLSSRADARQVARHLWENYLGGTSPSRPLGDAVLDGVDFDIESGGSAHWDELARELKKYSGKGRERRRVYLAAAPQCPFPDASLGGLGGALGTGLFDYVWVQFYNNPPCQYTTDGGVGNLARAWEQWTAIPAKQVFLGLPAAPEAAGTGFVEATDLVSKVLPVVKKSKKYGGIMLWSRFYDGKTGYSDKVKPSL, from the coding sequence ATGATGGCGAGCGAGCTGCTTCCGGCGGTGCTGCTGATCTCCGTGGCGTCATTGGCCGGACTGGCCGCCGGAGCTGCGCGCGCAGGCGGCGTCGCCATCTACTGGGGCCAGAACGGCAACGAAGGCACGCTGGCGCAGACGTGCGCGAGCGGCAACTACAGGTTCGTCAACGTGGCCTTCCTGTACACCTTCGGCAAGGGCCAGACGCCGCTGCTGAACCTGGCGGGCCACTGCGACCCGGCGTCCAACGGCTGCACGGGCGTGGGCGCCGACGTCAGGTCCTGCCAGCGCCTCGGCATCAAGGTCATGCTCTCCATCGGCGGGGGCGTCGGCAGCTATGGCCTCTCGTCCCGCGCGGACGCCAGGCAGGTCGCGAGGCACCTCTGGGAGAACTACCTCGGCGGCACGTCGCCGTCGAGGCCCCTCGGCGACGCGGTGCTCGACGGCGTCGACTTCGACATCGAGAGCGGCGGGAGCGCGCACTGGGACGAGCTGGCGCGGGAGCTCAAGAAGTACTCGGGGAAGGGGCGCGAGCGCAGGAGGGTGTACCTGGCGGCGGCGCCGCAGTGCCCGTTCCCGGACGCGTCGCTCGGCGGGCTCGGCGGCGCGCTCGGCACGGGCCTGTTCGACTACGTCTGGGTGCAGTTCTATAACAACCCGCCGTGCCAGTACACCACGGACGGCGGGGTGGGCAACCTGGCGCGCGCGTGGGAGCAGTGGACGGCCATACCGGCGAAGCAGGTGTTCCTGGGGCTCccggcggcgcccgaggccgccggCACCGGGTTCGTGGAGGCGACAGACCTGGTGTCTAAGGTGCTGCCGGTGGTGAAGAAGTCGAAGAAGTACGGTGGTATCATGCTGTGGTCGAGGTTCTACGATGGGAAGACAGGGTACAGCGACAAGGTCAAGCCCAGCCTGTGA